The region ACGCCAGGAAGTTTGCTTCTTCTAAGGGCATTTGTTCCGTTAAAATTTATGAGTGGATCATCAGAATGTTCTATGATGTAGCGGCTTGAGCCTGTTCCAGTCGGTTACAAATTGTTAATCCAGAAATAGATTCACCGCTCTATTTTTTGATGAAAAATGAAATCCGGAACTTCATGTATCGTATTTTTCACGGCATTTAATACCCAAAATTCCTGCCTAAATAATGAACTTTTACGAGTGAAAAAGGTCTCCAAAAAACACTTCACAAAATTTCAAAGATTCTCAAAAAACTGATGCTCGGAAATCTGGAGTCACAACGGAAAACGGCGGATGACGAAAATAATGCGTCCACAGTTTTGTCGCGTGTTGTCTTAGTTCCGCATCGACAACGAGAAATACAAACGAGTAGCTTGGCTATGTAAAGAAACAAAGAAGGTAGGAATATTTCATGATGGAAACTAAGTCAGCACTTCCAATTTTTATTAAAAAGCATGAGCAACATGTTTTGAACTCTTGGACAGAAGAGCAAGTTTCAAAAATCGGTAGCAAAATTTCAGTCAGTGAGCTGAAAAGACAATGTTCAGATTTTATGGGCCTGATGACTGAAGCTTTGCAAACTGGGACATACGAAAACCTTAAAGGTAACCAGTGGGAAAATGTGAAAAGAATGCTGTCGGAGATCTCTCGTTCAAGAAGTCTTCAAGGCTTCTCGCCCAGTGAAACAGCAATATTTATTTTCTCTTTGAAAAAGCCACTTTTCAATATGTTGAAAATGGAGCTTGAAGCACAGCCGTTAGAACTTGCCAATGAAATGTGGAACATCACCACGTTGTTGGACCAGCTGGGACTATTTACCACTGAGGCATATCAAAAGACTCGAGAAGAAGTTATCGTTCGCCAGCAAGAGGAAATGCTAGAGCTATCTACCCCGGTGGTAAAACTTTGGGATGGTATTCTTGCATTGCCGATGATTGGAACTTTGGATAGCAGTCGCACACAGGTTGTTATGGAAAGTCTTCTTCAGCGTATCATGGAAACTGAAAGCGAAATTGCGATCATTGATATCACAGGCGTTCCAACGGTTGATACATTAGTGGCCCAGCATCTGATGAAAACTGTCACTGCCGCTCGCTTGATGGGTGCTGAATGTATCATTAGCGGTATCCGACCACAGATTGCGGCAACGATTGTTCATTTGGGCGTCGATTTGGGCGCAATCACAACGAAAGCAACTTTGGCTGATGCATTTTTGGTAGCTTTGTCTCGTACGAACCGTTTTGTAACCAAAGGAACAAAAGCAAAAAATACTTCTGCGACTTCGTTCAATTCTGGTGTTGAGGCAAGGGCTTAAACATGGAGCGTATTCCAATCATTAAACTTGGTAGTTTTTTATTAGTGAGTATCCAAGTTGATATGCACGATAAACTTGCGATGACTTTGCAAGATGATTTGACGAATAAAATCGTTAGCACGAATGCTAAAGCCGTACTGATCGATATTTCTTCTCTAGACATTGTGGATTCATTCATCGGCAGAATGCTTGCGGGAATCGCCAATATGGCTCGTATCTTAGATGCCGAAACCGTTGTGGTGGGCATGCAGCCAGCCGTGGCTATTACTCTTGTAGAGTTGGGCATGGAGCTAAATGGAATTAAAACTGCACTAAATGTGGATAGAGGCATGGCATTGCTAAGAAAAACTCTAAAGCTTTCTGATGATGAAGATTTAGTAAATCAAGATCACGAAAGCGAATGGGCTGAAAAGCATGCAAATATTGAAGCATGAGGTTTATCCCATCAAGACTCCGAGTGACATTGTAATTATTCGGAAAGAGGTCAGATCTTGGTCAGCCAGCATTGGTTTGAATCTTATTGATCAAACTAAAGTTGTCACTGCCGCCAGCGAGCTTGCCCGAAATACGTTGGATTATGGCGGTGGTGGCGAATTGCAACTATCCTCCGTGATGAATGTAGATCGGAAGTCAGGAATCCGTCTGGTATTTGCGGATCAGGGACCGGGAATCGCCGACTTAAAACTTGCCCTTACTGATGGATACACAACTGGTGGAGGTTTGGGATTAGGTCTCTCAGGCTCACGCAGATTAGTTAATGAATTTGATATTGAGTCAGAACCGGGAAAAGGCACTCGTGTTACAGCAGTTAAGTGGAAGTAATTTAAAACGTCATAGCCATAATTTTTCAATGACAGATCCTTCTCAAGTGGGGGAGGTTCGTCGTTTCGTTCAGAAACTATCGAAAGACTTTGATTTCAACGAAGTTGAAGTAGGCCGTCTTTCTATAATCGTGAATGAGCTGGGCAATAATCTTGTCAAGTATGCTCCGGGCGGGCGGCTTTTAGTTCGCGCGTTTGACAATCAAGATCTTAAGCAAGTGGAAATATTATCAATTGATACGGGGCCAGGGATGGACGTAGACGTGGTAATGACTGATGGTTACACCACGGGACAAACTCCTGGTACGGGGCTTGGTTCAGTCAAACGACAAGCGGATTATTTTGATTTGTACTCGACGACAAAGGGCACCGTCATTGTCGCCGGTATTTTTAAAGATAGTTCCAAGAGTTCTTTTAATTTTGGAGTCGTCAACCTACCGGTAGCTAGCGAGTCCGTCTGTGGAGATGATTATTATTTAAATATGGATAAGGATTCTGTAACAGCCCTTGTGGTCGATGGACTCGGTCATGGAATTCTTGCTAGCCAGGCTGCCAACGAGGCCACCGCTTTATTTTCGGAAATTCAGAATGAACCTCTCGATTTTATCTTAAACCGAATTCATGGAAAATTGAAGTCCACCCGAGGGGGCGCTGTTTTTCTTCTTCGATGGAGTGAAGCTGGAGTGGTGACTTTTACCGGAGTGGGCAATATTCGCACCGTCATTCAAAAGCCTATCGAAAACAAGACTTTGATTTCGCAAAATGGCACGGCTGGAGTTCAGATCCGTACGCCAAAAGTTTTATCAGAAAAATGGGATGGAGAAGGTCTCTTGATTCTTCATACCGACGGAATTAATAACCGCTGGGACTTCTCGGCCCATCCGGGTTTGATTTATCGACACCCTGCTGTGATAGCAGGGATTATCTCTCGTGATTTCTGTCGTGGGACCGATGATGCAACTGTAGTTGTAATAGGAAGAAATAAATGAATTTAAAAAAGCCAGGTCTTCCATTACTAACGATTCAAATCAAATATGAACCCGACATTGTAACAGCACGTAGAAAAACCAGGGATTTGGCAGAAGCTTTAGGTTTTGATTCCCAGGATCAGGCGCGGATCGGTACTGCCGTATCTGAGTTAGCCCGCAATGTTTTTCAGTATGCGCAAAAAGGAACCGTAGAGTTTTTTTTCAATACCCAGATTCCTCAGGCTTTATTAATAAAAGTTTCTGATCGAGGACCGGGCATTGCGAATCTCCATGATATTTTGGGGGGAGTTTATATTTCTCCAAGTGGAATGGGTGTTGGTCTCATTGGTTCAAAAAAATTAATGGATATTTTTGAACTTGAAACATCCAATGCGGGTACAGAAGTTTTAGTTGGTAAAACTCTAAGTGCAAAGTCAAAAAATATTTCAAATGACGTTTTAGTGAAAATCGTCGAATCCATGGCGACGAAGAAAGCTGATGATGCTTTTGAAGAGATTCAGCTTCAAAATCGTGAATTGTTGGCAGCGCTTGACGAATTGACCGCTAAAAAGAATGAGCTTTCTGAGTTAAACGCAGAACTTGAAGAGACTAATAAAGGTGTCTTAGCATTGTATGCAGAACTCGATGAAAAGGCCGAATCACTTCAGCATGCGAACGAAGTGAAGACGAGCTTTTTGTCCAATATGACTCATGAGTTCCGTACACCTTTAAGTTCTATCATCAGCCTCACGCGTCTTCTTATTGATCGAGTCGATGGGGATTTGACTCCTGAACAAGAGCGACAAGTAAATTACATCAGAAAATCCGGCGAGTCTCTTTTAGAGCTCGTGAATGATCTGCTTGATCTTGCAAAAGTTGAAGCCGGCAAAGTCAGCGTGAATGCCGCAAGTTTTGATGTCGAAGAACTTATGGGAAGTCTACGCGGTATGTTTAGACCTATCATTGGAGACCGTGAGAGTATCGAATTTACAGTTGACTGGGACGAGAACATTCCTGAGTTGAATACGGATCAACCCAAGGTCGCTCAAATTTTGCGTAATCTAATTTCTAATGCCGTGAAGTTTACGGAAAAAGGTCGAATTCAGGTTAATGCGAAACAAGTGAATTCGGAAAATGTCCTTTTCACTGTGGCAGATAGTGGAATTGGAATCAGCGATGAGCATCATCGTTTGATCTTTGAAGACTATAGTCAGATAGATTCTAAAGTACAAAAAAAGCACAAAGGAACGGGTCTTGGGCTTCCGCTTTCAAGAAAGCTTGCCCGAATGTTGGGTGGGGATTTATGGGTGGAAAGTAAAATTGGATCGGGATCCATCTTCCACGTTTTACTACCTATAAAATATGAAGGAAATAAAGAAGCCATTCTTATTCCGAAAAATAATTCTCCTATGCCGACTGAAATAACAGAGAGCAATTCGAAATTTAAGGTTTTGTTGATCGATGATGACGAGCCTTCTCGATATATTCTTCGGGGTTTGATTAGTTCTCAGCTATCCGCTGATTTTATCGAAGTACAAACGGGCGAAGAAGGTTTGGTGAAAATTAAAACTTTAAAACCTGATGTGGTATTTCTGGATTTAAATATGCCGGGACTAAGTGGTTTTGATGTCCTTGATAAGGTACAAAGCGATCCCAATCTTAAGGATACCCCCATCATAATAAATACGGCTAAAAAGCTTTCTGAATACGAAATTGCTAGGCTTGAGCATGCCTCCGCAATTTTATCTAAAGAACGAACAGATCATCAGCGTGCGCTTCAGGAAATGAAATCGGCTTTGGTAAAAGTCGGATTTGATTATCAATAGGACGGTTTATGGATAAATCTACGAAAAAAATTCTGGTTGTCGATGATACGGACGGTAATCGCTATGCGCTTGCCAGGAACCTAAAGACGGAAGGTTACTCTGTCGTGGAAGCCGTCAGTGGGTACGAAGCCTTGCGGTTAATTGAATCGGAAATGCCCGACTTAGTGACACTTGATATTCATCTACCCGACATTAACGGGTTTGAAGTCTGCCGACGTATTAAATTAAATCCGATGACTTCGCATATTCCGGTGCTGCAGGTTTCTGCAAGTTACGTAACTTCTAAAGCTCGTATTATGGGTCTTGAAGGTGGTGCAGATAATTACTTAACTCATCCTATCGAGCCTCCTGTATTGCATGCGACGGTGCTTGCGTTGCTTAGAACTCGACAGTTGATGGATGATCTTAGATCTGCACAGATTGCGCAGGCCGAGTCCTTGTCTGCGGCTAAACTTGCGAATCAAGCGAAAAGTCGTTTTCTGTCGAATATGAGTCATGAAATTCGCACACCATTGGGAGTCATTCAAGGTTTCGCCGATCTCGCTCTGGAGCCGGGTATTAGTGAAGAAGAACGTCAGTCGTATCTTCATACTATTAAGAAAAATGCCATCAGTCTTACAAGTCTTATTGGTGAGATTTTGGATTTGGCGAAGGTTGAAGCCGGTAAGATGGAAATCGAAACAATACGATTCTCATTAACTCAGACTTTGAATGAAGTTGTTGAGAGCTTCAATTTGAGAGCTAATGAAAAAGGTCTTACGCTGAAACTTCATACCGCAGAACATACACCTGAATTTATTAACAGTGATCCGACGAAATTCAGACAGATCTTAGTAAATCTAGTCGGTAACGCCTTAAAGTTTACCGAAAAAGGCTTGGTTGAAATCAATGTAGGTTTGACTAAGAATCGAAATTACCTGGGACATCACGTTCTTGAAGTTAAAGTTAAAGACTCTGGAATTGGACTATCTAAAGAGCAGCAAGGGAAACTCTTTGAGGCCTTTGTTCAGGCGGACAGCTCTACGACCAGAAAATTCGGTGGGACAGGGTTGGGCTTAAATTTATCAAAAAAATTGGCTCAATCATTGGGCGGTGATCTTTACCTTTACGAAAGCAGCGAAGGCTTGGGAAGCACGTTCGGTATGGTCATTGATATTGGTTTGATTAAGCCTGAGGACTACTTACGACCCAAGACATCAAGTGAAGGCGTTAAAATCGAAAACAGCATGTTTAGTGGGATGCGCGTTTTATTAGTAGAGGATATCGAAGATAATCAGCTTCTTTTTTCGAACTACTTAAGAAACCTAAAAGCCAGCGTTGACGTTGCGGGTGACGGCATGATTGCACTGAGTTGCGCTGAAAAGAATCAATACGATGTCATTTTGATGGATATTCAAATGCCGAACCTTGATGGCTATCAGACTTTGAAAGCTCTTCGTGAAAGAGGCGATAACACTCCGGCAATTGCCTTGACAGCCAATGCTCTTAAGGAAGAACGGGAAATCGCCCTGAATTTGGGTTTTGTGAATTACCTGACGAAACCATTAAGTGCGAAGACCTTGGTGGCTGCACTTAAAGAAATTCAACTTCAACTCTAGTTGGATACAAAAAAAGCCTCTCTTCCGAGAGGCTTTTTGCTTTTATTCAGCTTCGAATTGCTGAACTGGGTAAAGACCCAGGAAGTTTGCTTCCTCAGTCGACATATCGAATTCTGGGTACAAGCCTTTAGACATTGTACAAACTACGTCTACGTTAGCGTTACCCTCAGAAGTGTTCGCGTACAAAGTTCCTTCGTAAGATCTTGAAGAACGATCAAACTTAGCCTCTAAGCGACCAGAAGCATCGGGGCTTGTTGCAGTTGCGCGGATGTATTGGCCCTCTTGAACATCACTTGAAGTAACCTGCATTGCGATTTGCTTAGTTGATCCACCACTTACTGTGATCAAGATGTCGCCAACGATTTGGTTGCCCGACGTTGTTGCATCAGCTTTGAAGTTATACCAGTAGTAAGAACCTTCGCAGTGAACTTGCGCAGCGTGCGCCAAACCACCGGCTAATAGAATTGCACCTGTCAAAAATAGACTTTTCATATGAACCCCTCCGTAAGTCATAAGTAAGGGTTACCCGACTAGAGTAAAAGGTCAAAGAAAGGTCATGACTCTGTGCAGAGGAGGAATCGTTACCCTTCGAGTCCTTTAATGATCGGGCAGTCGGGGCGGTTGTCGCCGTGGCAATTCTTAGCGAGCATTTGAAGGGTATTTAACATTTCCTGCATTTCTTTTATTTTTTTCTCGAGCGCTTCTATCTGATCAAAAGCCAAAGCTTTAACATCACGGCTTGCGCGGGATTTGTTTCGCCATAGGCTGACAAGCTTTTTGATTTCTTTCATTGAAAATCCGAGGCTTCGGGCACGCTTAATGAATCGTAAAAACTGCACATCGTTTTCAGTATAGGAACGGTATCCAGAATCTGTACGCGCGGCTTTTGGGATGATCCCAATGGATTCGTAATGACGAATAAGCTTAGCGTTGACGCCTGACAGTTTTGCTAAATCACCGATATTCATTTGCCACCTCTATAGTATCTTAAACCTTCCCATCGTTGGAAGGTCAAGGAAGTGTATCAAAATTACCTATTGACCTTCCAACGATGGGAAGGTGCAGACTGGTCTTAGTTCAAAGGAACTGGAGGATTTATGAGCCATCAAGAATATAATGTACAAGGAATGACCTGCAATAAGTGCACGGAGAAGATCTCTGCGGAACTTAGTAAGGATCCTCGTATTCACGATCTGAAAGTAACTTTGAATCCTCCGCGAATCCAATTTGATTCGTCTGAGGAGACAACTGCTGCGCAGATCAATACTGCTCTCGCTCCGCTTAAAAAATATTCCGTGATCGATGGTGGAAAAGAAAATGCCGTGAAAGAAGAGCCCTTTGCTCTTTCTAAGTATCTGCCTTTGTTTTTGCTATTCGGATTAAGTGCCGGGGTCCCGGCATTGAACGCCGTCATCAATCAGGCCGGGTGGGGTCATTGGATGCCTCAATTTATGGGGGTATCATTAATTGCTTTATCTTATTTTAAGTTATCAGATTTAAGTAAGTTCACTGAAGCATTTGCTACTTATGATCCCATTGCTATGAAATTTAATGCGTATGGATTTATTTATCCTTTCTTTGAACTGGTAGCGGGGATTGGTTTTATTCTTGGGCTCTTCATCAACCCTTTGTCCGTGCTGGTGATCGCAATTTTATTGCCGACAACTTTTGGAGTCATTAAAGCTTTGCGAGAAAAACGCCAGTTCCAATGTGCGTGTTTGGGAACTGCGTTCAACTTGCCGCTCACAAAGGTCACTATCGTTGAAAATATACTGATGATCGCGATGGCGTTGATGATGCTTTTTTAGTTTCAGTTTGAGACGCATGAGATTTAAAATGGTCTATTGTTTAACGATGAAAATTCCGAATAATTGTCATGCAGTACCATTTAGTAGGTTTTATAATTTTGGCTATCGTGCTGGTCGCGATCATTATCTTTCGAAGCTTCACTGATGATTCGAAAGCGCAAGACGAGTTAGATCGCTTTTTAAGTGAACCAAAATCTCCACGCCAAGTCGCCAGATTGTATGAACGTTACGTGGGGCATCTTTTTGAAAAACAAGGTTATGATGTAGCCTATCTGGGGGCCCTTAAAGGGCATGCTGATATGGGCCGGGACATTATCGTTACTAAGCCCGATGAAATTTTGGTGATCCATACAAAATGTTGGGCCAAACGCCGAGTCGTTCACGACAACGACATCTATCATTTATTCGGAAAGATGTCGCATCTAAAGCTGACTTCAGAAGATCCCAACCGCAAAACAAGAGCGGTGATGTATTCAACTTCACAGTATTCAAGTTTGGCAAAACAAGCTGCAAGTGTTTTGGGTGTGGAAATCAGAACTGAGAAACTAAATCTTTCCTATCCGATGATCAAATGCAGTATCTCGCCAATTGGGGAGAAGGTTTACTACCTTCCCTTCGATGCCGTCTATGACCGAGTCAAGGTAAGCCGCCGCGACGAGTACTTCGTACGCACTGTTCATGAGGCGGTGAAAAAAGGTTTTAAGCGGGCCGGATAAACTAAGATTAAGCCGCAAAAATAAAAAAGCCCTGCCTGAAAAGGACAGGGCTTTTTACTTTATCTATCTCGATTTAAGAGATCCGCCCAAATTTCCAAGAACTCCCAACTGTCCTAAAAGTTGTGTCGCAGCTGTGTAACAGTGGAATGAAACAACTTTGCCATCTTTGATTTTAAAAACGTCGAAACATGGCGTGCTCATTTTCTTATTCGTTGCTGGCAAATCTCCCATCGGGAAACCCAGGGCACCTTTTTGGGTACCATTTAGTGATAGTTCAACAAAAACCGTGTCGCCCACTGTCCACATGCTGTAAAGCTCGCGGTGCATATCGGGGAAAGCCTTGGCATAGATGTCGACGACTTTGCCAGTCTCTTTGCCATAATAGTTAATCCCTGCAGAAACATCCCAGAAGTGACCGTCCTCAGCGAACAGGTCGGCGAAGGCTTTAGCGTCTTGTTTTTCAGCGATGGCATAAAGCTCACGGATGAATTCTTCATTTTTTGAATGACCACCGACAACTTCTTGACGGTTTGCAAGGCCAGGGGAAGCGAATGGATTTACGGATTCGATTTGGTTGTACATATAATTCTCCTTTTAAATTTACTTAAATTCTTAAACTTGAGTCATGCCGCCATCGACGACGAGTTCGATGCCTGTGACATAGCTGCTGTCATCGGACGCTAGGAATAAAACGGCTTTGGCGATTTCATCTGTGGAGCCTGGTCTGCCTAATGGGATTTGTGCAGAGGCTTGTGTTGCGAATTGATCGATTTGTTCTGGAGTAAGGCCAAGCTCTGTTTGATAACCTTCAGTTGGTACTAATCCTGGCACAATTGTGTTCACGCGAATTTTACGATCTTTCAAATCGTTGGACCAACCACGAGCTAATGAGCGGATAGCAGCTTTCGTTGCAGCGTAAATCCCGTCTGTATTTTCAAAAAAGATCTCCTGACCAGCATGGTGAGTTCCTGGAGGATATAAATGTGCAATTAAATGTGCACTTTTAAGTTCATTTTTGAAGGTAAAGGATCTTTGGCCTGTCATTGTCGTTAAAAGGTTAATTTCTTCGATAACCTGAATTGAGGAGCGGTGATCACTTTTTGTGCCAGGATAGTAGAGAATTTGTTTTACGGATTTTGAAAGAGAATCATGACTCTTGTTGAGTATTGCAAAGTGAGGACCGATTCCAAACAGCGGTCTCTCTTGACAACTCTTGCTGAGAAGTTTGAGGAAATGTTCATCACGAAGAGCATATCCAACAAAGATTACGGTGGTGTATTCTTTCGGCTCGGCTCCTCCCACGAATGCGCATCACGCGCATTCGTCCCGAAGCCGGGGCCGTTCGCTCGTCAGGCCATCCGGGCCTGCCGCATTTGATCGAACGCTCCCCCGGAGCATTCGACCAAACGACGCTCTCTCTTCTTCGAGTCCTGCTACCCCGCAGACGCACAAATGCCTTGCGGAGATTTAGCTGGCTTAGATTGTTTTGTTTTTTTTAGGAAAAGTGGATGTCCAACCCCATCAATAAGCAGGAATTGGCCGCCCCTTGATATTATTAAGTTTTTTCGAAAAGGTAACCCCATAATTTCCGATGAAATTGCGGTTTTGTACTGCCAGGGCATGTCAATCACCGACATATCTGCTCGTACTGGGATTAAGAGACATACTGTTTGGAAGACGCTTAAACGGCTTAAGAAAGAATCCAGCTCTGAAGTTTCAGTTCCTTATGACAGATGGCGTAAAGGTAAGAAGCGCACAGGGGCTCGACCACCATTTGGGTTTTGTATTTTGGAAGGGGAGCTTGTCCGTGACCCAAAAGAGTACCCAACACTTCTTTTGATTTTCAGTCTTTGGACCAAGGGGACATCAGTTACTTCCATCGTCAATCTGCTTGGGGAAAAGGGACTGCGATCGCGTACGGGTAAACAGTGGAGTTATCGAGTTGTTCAATCGATAACCGAAAGAATCGAATCAAAGGAATTGGTCATGATGCAAAGTAAGCTTTGGTTCTCAGATGAATATTTAAAGGGAATTAGTACAAATAGTAGAAATAAGCCATTCAAAAAAGAATGATAAGGAAGGTTAACATGAATCTAACAAATCTCGTTTCTTGGTGTATTGGAATCATTTTGGGCTGGTCAGCAGTAAGCAACATTGATTTAATTCAACAGTCCATATTGCGTGCTCAGGCAAAGTTAATTTATGAATCGCGCACGGCCACATGGGGTTCTCCTAAATTTCTAGTTCAACATAAGGAACAACGGGAAACTGGAAACGTCGGAGCAAAATAGTAAATGCAGGCATCTAGCGCATGAAAAATAATCATTACATTTCGAAATTTCTGACACAACGCTGGCGCAGCCCAGGGTTGCCTTTGTGGCATTATGATTTTAAGAAAAAACATTTCTCCGATAAACATTCTGTCGACAGACTCTTCGCAAGAAGAAATCTGTGGTCAGATCAAATTGAAGATTTTTTGCGAGACAATACCGAAAATTTCTCACCGACGTTTCTCGCTGGTCTCGAAGCGGGTGCCCAACCCGCGTGGGATGAGTACAAAGCGCTTTTTTTATTGATTCTTTTTCAGGCTGCTAGAGTAAGTCATGCACAGACTGGGCATTCAAATCTCTCTGCCCTAAGTATTTTTTCTTCTAAAAAGCTGGAGGCGCTCGCTCTGGCTGCTAAGCAGACAAGAGAGTTAATTGGATTCAGACTGCCAAATGATTTGAGATTCTTTTTTCCGGAAACAGGAATCTTTCCGTTTCCGGTTGATTGTGGCGGCTATTTTGAATGGATATTTGCACTCCCTATAAGTGGAACATTTTGTCTTGGATTGGTACCCCAGTCTGTAGATCTAAATCTTTTGCGGGCCAAAATTAGCTATTCTCATCTTGCGGCTTGGTCGGTGGGCACCTCCAAGTTTTGCAGTAAAATTGTTATCCATCCAGATCTCTATTCATATAAAAATAGCCTACAAGAATTGGAATCTAAAATTGTTGAATGTCGGAGCTTTACTGACGCTCAAAGTGAGTTAATAAACCAAGTTCATTCTTTAATCGGCCTTGGTCTGTCTATTTGATTTTATATAAATCATTAATAAAGAGATACCATGACCGCAAAGTTTGTTGATATCTACACATTAAGTCACCGGACAGCTTGTATCAGTTTGTATTTCTCCTGTTTTATCCTCTTTTTTAAGACGGAGTAGCTTGTTTGAGCTATTAATTCTGAATGGAGGTTAAAATGACTCAAAGAATTCTATTAGCGGGAATATTTATATTATTCGCTTTCCATTCACGTGCAGAAACTGGTTCGCGCAGTATTGAGCCATATCACGCCCGACCTTATAGTGTGCAATTTATAGATGAAATGAGCGCACACCATGAGGGTGGGGTAGAAATGGCAGAGATGGCAATATCAAAGGCTTATCACTCTAAGTTAAAAGAAATGGCAAAGATGATGAAGCAAGCCCAGCAAGAAGAATTAGCGAAGATGGCTGATTGGCGAGTGCGCTGGTATTCATCAAGTCCTAGTTATACCTATATGGGTGCCGAAATGGATATGTCCAAACTTGAGAAGCTTAGTGGACCAGAATTTGATATAGCTTTTTTAGATACAATGATTATGCATCACCCTGGAGCTATTTTTCTAGGAAGAGAAGCTGCAGGAAGATCTGAAAAGTCTGAGATTCGTGCATTTGGGAAGAAAATATCAAATGCCCAACAAAAAGAATTAAATGAGATGCGCAAAATGAGAGACAATTGGACAAAGCAATAGGCATCATTAGGCCATATTCAATGGCCTAATGACTTCAATTTAGTGGTGAGAGTGTTCGCTTTTATTTTCTGTTTGGTTCTCGAACTTCAGAGGAAGTTTATAAACAGCATCGTTACCCACCGCTTTTTCGCGAACTGCTTTGATCACAATCTCACTGTCTTGCGAATATTTTTTAGTCGGAACACAATGAAAGTGATCTTGCATTACGGTGCAATTAAAAGGAATTTGTACCTTTTTAGCGCGCGCAAAAACTTTGGCACTAGAATCTTTTGTTGTAGAATTCTGAAAATTCATATCTAAAAGATAAACATGTGCACTCTGATCTTTGTCTAAAACTAGTTCTGTATGAAAAGCTCCTGGCATTTCAATCTTGCCGCCGTGAGGACCAGGCTTGTCTCCACCATGTGCGCTTGCTAACGTAGGAGCCAGGGTGAGCGTCAGAATTAAGTGTCGAATAAAGTTCATTGATTT is a window of Bdellovibrio sp. SKB1291214 DNA encoding:
- a CDS encoding STAS domain-containing protein; protein product: MMETKSALPIFIKKHEQHVLNSWTEEQVSKIGSKISVSELKRQCSDFMGLMTEALQTGTYENLKGNQWENVKRMLSEISRSRSLQGFSPSETAIFIFSLKKPLFNMLKMELEAQPLELANEMWNITTLLDQLGLFTTEAYQKTREEVIVRQQEEMLELSTPVVKLWDGILALPMIGTLDSSRTQVVMESLLQRIMETESEIAIIDITGVPTVDTLVAQHLMKTVTAARLMGAECIISGIRPQIAATIVHLGVDLGAITTKATLADAFLVALSRTNRFVTKGTKAKNTSATSFNSGVEARA
- a CDS encoding STAS domain-containing protein encodes the protein MERIPIIKLGSFLLVSIQVDMHDKLAMTLQDDLTNKIVSTNAKAVLIDISSLDIVDSFIGRMLAGIANMARILDAETVVVGMQPAVAITLVELGMELNGIKTALNVDRGMALLRKTLKLSDDEDLVNQDHESEWAEKHANIEA
- a CDS encoding anti-sigma regulatory factor — translated: MQILKHEVYPIKTPSDIVIIRKEVRSWSASIGLNLIDQTKVVTAASELARNTLDYGGGGELQLSSVMNVDRKSGIRLVFADQGPGIADLKLALTDGYTTGGGLGLGLSGSRRLVNEFDIESEPGKGTRVTAVKWK
- a CDS encoding ATP-binding SpoIIE family protein phosphatase, whose amino-acid sequence is MLQQLSGSNLKRHSHNFSMTDPSQVGEVRRFVQKLSKDFDFNEVEVGRLSIIVNELGNNLVKYAPGGRLLVRAFDNQDLKQVEILSIDTGPGMDVDVVMTDGYTTGQTPGTGLGSVKRQADYFDLYSTTKGTVIVAGIFKDSSKSSFNFGVVNLPVASESVCGDDYYLNMDKDSVTALVVDGLGHGILASQAANEATALFSEIQNEPLDFILNRIHGKLKSTRGGAVFLLRWSEAGVVTFTGVGNIRTVIQKPIENKTLISQNGTAGVQIRTPKVLSEKWDGEGLLILHTDGINNRWDFSAHPGLIYRHPAVIAGIISRDFCRGTDDATVVVIGRNK
- a CDS encoding ATP-binding protein; the encoded protein is MNLKKPGLPLLTIQIKYEPDIVTARRKTRDLAEALGFDSQDQARIGTAVSELARNVFQYAQKGTVEFFFNTQIPQALLIKVSDRGPGIANLHDILGGVYISPSGMGVGLIGSKKLMDIFELETSNAGTEVLVGKTLSAKSKNISNDVLVKIVESMATKKADDAFEEIQLQNRELLAALDELTAKKNELSELNAELEETNKGVLALYAELDEKAESLQHANEVKTSFLSNMTHEFRTPLSSIISLTRLLIDRVDGDLTPEQERQVNYIRKSGESLLELVNDLLDLAKVEAGKVSVNAASFDVEELMGSLRGMFRPIIGDRESIEFTVDWDENIPELNTDQPKVAQILRNLISNAVKFTEKGRIQVNAKQVNSENVLFTVADSGIGISDEHHRLIFEDYSQIDSKVQKKHKGTGLGLPLSRKLARMLGGDLWVESKIGSGSIFHVLLPIKYEGNKEAILIPKNNSPMPTEITESNSKFKVLLIDDDEPSRYILRGLISSQLSADFIEVQTGEEGLVKIKTLKPDVVFLDLNMPGLSGFDVLDKVQSDPNLKDTPIIINTAKKLSEYEIARLEHASAILSKERTDHQRALQEMKSALVKVGFDYQ
- a CDS encoding response regulator, with the protein product MDKSTKKILVVDDTDGNRYALARNLKTEGYSVVEAVSGYEALRLIESEMPDLVTLDIHLPDINGFEVCRRIKLNPMTSHIPVLQVSASYVTSKARIMGLEGGADNYLTHPIEPPVLHATVLALLRTRQLMDDLRSAQIAQAESLSAAKLANQAKSRFLSNMSHEIRTPLGVIQGFADLALEPGISEEERQSYLHTIKKNAISLTSLIGEILDLAKVEAGKMEIETIRFSLTQTLNEVVESFNLRANEKGLTLKLHTAEHTPEFINSDPTKFRQILVNLVGNALKFTEKGLVEINVGLTKNRNYLGHHVLEVKVKDSGIGLSKEQQGKLFEAFVQADSSTTRKFGGTGLGLNLSKKLAQSLGGDLYLYESSEGLGSTFGMVIDIGLIKPEDYLRPKTSSEGVKIENSMFSGMRVLLVEDIEDNQLLFSNYLRNLKASVDVAGDGMIALSCAEKNQYDVILMDIQMPNLDGYQTLKALRERGDNTPAIALTANALKEEREIALNLGFVNYLTKPLSAKTLVAALKEIQLQL
- the cueR gene encoding Cu(I)-responsive transcriptional regulator, with product MNIGDLAKLSGVNAKLIRHYESIGIIPKAARTDSGYRSYTENDVQFLRFIKRARSLGFSMKEIKKLVSLWRNKSRASRDVKALAFDQIEALEKKIKEMQEMLNTLQMLAKNCHGDNRPDCPIIKGLEG